The region CAGTGCCTGCGCGCCGGATCCGCCGGCGAGGTGCGACGGCTGCTGGTCACCGCCAGCGGCGGCCCGTTCCGCGGTCGCCGCCGCGAGCAGCTCCTCGACGTCACGCCCGCGCAGGCGCTGGCCCACCCCACCTGGGACATGGGACGGCTCGTCACGACGAACTCCGCCACCCTGGTCAACAAGGGCCTGGAGATCATCGAGGCGCACCTGCTCTTCGACGTCCCGTACGAGCGCATCGAGGCGGTGGTGCACCCGCAGTCGATGATCCACTCCATGGTCGAGTTCCAGGACGGCTCGACGATCGCCCAGGCCTCGCCGCCGGACATGCGGCTGCCGATCGCGCTGGCGCTCGGCTGGCCCGACCGCGTCCCCGACGCCGCGCGGCCCGTCGACTGGACGACCGCGCAGAGCTGGACGTTCGAGCCGCTCGACGCCGAGGCCTTCCCGGCCGTCGAGCTCGCCAAGCGGGCGGGCACCGCCGGCGGCTGTGCGCCCGCGGTCTTCAACGCCGCCAACGAGCTGCTCGTCGCCGCCTTCCACGACGGCTCGGTGCGCTTCCTGCAGATCGTCGACACCGTGGCCGACGTGCTGGACGCCTGGCTGAGGGAACGCCACGACGAGGTCGGGAACCCCGGTACCGTGGCGGACGTCGAACAGGCAGAGGAGTGGGCCCGCCGGCGAGCACGTTCGCTGGTCGCGACCGCGTCCGAGACCTGACCACTCGCGGGGACGAGAAGGAGCCGAGCCGGGAATGCCCTCGTGGTTGCTCTACACCCTCGGTGTCGTCATCTTCGCCTTCGGCCTGCTGCTGTCGATCGCGCTGCACGAGGTCGGCCACATGGTGCCGGCGAAGAAGTTCGGCGTGAAGGTGACGCAGTACATGGTCGGCTTCGGTCCGACGATGTGGTCGCGCAAGCGCGGCGACACCGAGTACGGCCTGAAGGCGGTTCCGCTCGGCGGCTACATCCGCATGATCGGGATGGTGCCGCCTCGCGCCGACGGTCGGCGCTCCCGCTGGCCCCGGCGCATGGCCACCGCGGTCGAGGACTTCCGCCAGGTCAGCCGGGCCGAGGTGCAGCCCGGCGACGAGGAGCGCCAGTTCTACCGGCTGACGCCGGGCAAGAAGATGATCGTCATGGTCGGGGGCCCGACCATGAACCTGCTCATCTACCTCGTCCTGACTATCATCGTGCTCACCACGCTCGGGGTGGCCAAGGAACGGCCGCCGACGCTGACGATCACCTCGATCGAGAAGTGCGTGGTGGCGGCGAACCGAACCGATGTCGACCCGAACGAGTGCCCGGTCGGCTCCGAGGCGCCCGCCTACAGGAAGCTGCAGCCGGGCGACACGGTCCTCGCGGTCGACGGCACGCCGGTCACCAGTTGGGACGGGCTGGTGTCGCGGGTCGAGACGTCGGCCGGCGCGCCGTTGCGTATGACGATCCGCCGTGACGGCATCACACGGACGGTCACGGTCACGCCGGTGCGCAACCTCAAGCGCGTCGTCGACGGCAAGGGCGGCACGAAGCTCGCGACGACCGGGTACCTCGGCGTGTCGCCGGTCATCCCGCGCTACTACGACACCCTGTCGCTCACCGAGATCCCCGGCGAGATCGGCCGCCAGCTCCACCTCGGCGTCAGCGCGCTGGCCCGCTACCCGGAGAAGATCGGCAACCTGTTCGGCACCGTCTTCCAGGGCGAGAAGCGCGATCCCGAGGGCGCCGTGGGCGTGGTCGGCATCGGTCGCATCTCCGGCGATCTCGCCGAGAGCAAGGCCATCACCACCAAGGACAAGGTGGCCTCGCTGCTCGGCCTGCTCGCGAGCGTCAACCTGCTGCTGTTCTTCTTCAACCTGCTGCCGCTGCTGCCGCTCGACGGCGGTCACGTGGCGGGGGCGATCGTCGAGGCGGTCAAGCGCGGCCGCGCCCGGCTGCGGGCCCGCAGCCAGCCGCCGCTGGTCGGGCCCGACGGGGGAGCGGTGCGGCCCGCGCGGCCACAGATCTTCGTGGACACCGCGCAGATGCTGCCGGTGATGTACGGCGTCGCGTCGGTGCTCGTCGTGCTCACCCTGCTCACGCTGTACGCCGACATCGTCAGCCCGATCCGTCTCCTCGGCGGCTGACCGAACAAGGGGATAATGGGGAAGCGTGACTACCAACCTGGGAATGCCGACGTCGCCACCGCCCGTGCTGGCACCGCGACGCAGGTCGCGCCGCATCAACGTCGGATCGGTGCCGGTGGGCGGCGACGCGCCGGTGTCGGTGCAGTCGATGACGACCACGCTCACCGCCGACGTCAATGCCACCCTGCAGCAGATCGCGGCGCTCACCGCGGCCGGTTGCGACATCGTCCGAGTGGCGTGCCCGTCGGCCGACGACGCCGAGGCGCTGCCGGCGATCGCGGCCAAGTCGCAGCTGCCGGTCATCGCCGACATCCACTTCCAGCCCAAGTACGTCTTCGCCGCGATCGACGCCGGCTGCGCGGCCGTCCGGGTGAACCCGGGCAACATCAAGGCCTTCGACGACAAGGTCGGTGAGATCGCGAAGGCCGCGTCCGACGCGGGCGTCTCGCTGCGCATCGGCGTCAACGCCGGCTCGCTGGACAAGCGGCTGCTCGCCAAGTACGGCAAGGCCACGCCCGAGGCGCTGGTCGAGTCGGCGCTGAACGAGGCCGCCCTGTTCGAGGAGCACGACTTCCGCGACTTCAAGATCTCGGTCAAGCACAACGACCCGGTCGTGATGGTGCGCGCGTACGAGCTGCTCGCCGAGGCCTGCGACTACCCGCTGCACCTCGGCGTCACCGAGGCGGGCCCGGCCTTCCAGGGCACCATCAAGTCCTCGGTCGCGTTCGGGGCGCTGCTCAGCCGCGGCATCGGCGACACGATCCGCGTCTCGCTCTCGGCCCCGCCGGTCGAGGAGGTGAAGGTCG is a window of Jatrophihabitans endophyticus DNA encoding:
- a CDS encoding M50 family metallopeptidase; this encodes MPSWLLYTLGVVIFAFGLLLSIALHEVGHMVPAKKFGVKVTQYMVGFGPTMWSRKRGDTEYGLKAVPLGGYIRMIGMVPPRADGRRSRWPRRMATAVEDFRQVSRAEVQPGDEERQFYRLTPGKKMIVMVGGPTMNLLIYLVLTIIVLTTLGVAKERPPTLTITSIEKCVVAANRTDVDPNECPVGSEAPAYRKLQPGDTVLAVDGTPVTSWDGLVSRVETSAGAPLRMTIRRDGITRTVTVTPVRNLKRVVDGKGGTKLATTGYLGVSPVIPRYYDTLSLTEIPGEIGRQLHLGVSALARYPEKIGNLFGTVFQGEKRDPEGAVGVVGIGRISGDLAESKAITTKDKVASLLGLLASVNLLLFFFNLLPLLPLDGGHVAGAIVEAVKRGRARLRARSQPPLVGPDGGAVRPARPQIFVDTAQMLPVMYGVASVLVVLTLLTLYADIVSPIRLLGG
- the dxr gene encoding 1-deoxy-D-xylulose-5-phosphate reductoisomerase, encoding MTAARDVVLLGSTGSIGTQTEDVARQATDRVRIVAVAAGGSDVAALADQAARLAVRAVGVAREDVVDALRDRLDAVWPGDVRRPEVHAGAQAAAELAALPCDTVLNAVTGAQGLRATLAALAAGRVVALANKESLIAGGPLVTRLAGDGQLVPVDSEHSALAQCLRAGSAGEVRRLLVTASGGPFRGRRREQLLDVTPAQALAHPTWDMGRLVTTNSATLVNKGLEIIEAHLLFDVPYERIEAVVHPQSMIHSMVEFQDGSTIAQASPPDMRLPIALALGWPDRVPDAARPVDWTTAQSWTFEPLDAEAFPAVELAKRAGTAGGCAPAVFNAANELLVAAFHDGSVRFLQIVDTVADVLDAWLRERHDEVGNPGTVADVEQAEEWARRRARSLVATASET
- the ispG gene encoding flavodoxin-dependent (E)-4-hydroxy-3-methylbut-2-enyl-diphosphate synthase, which codes for MTTNLGMPTSPPPVLAPRRRSRRINVGSVPVGGDAPVSVQSMTTTLTADVNATLQQIAALTAAGCDIVRVACPSADDAEALPAIAAKSQLPVIADIHFQPKYVFAAIDAGCAAVRVNPGNIKAFDDKVGEIAKAASDAGVSLRIGVNAGSLDKRLLAKYGKATPEALVESALNEAALFEEHDFRDFKISVKHNDPVVMVRAYELLAEACDYPLHLGVTEAGPAFQGTIKSSVAFGALLSRGIGDTIRVSLSAPPVEEVKVGLSILESLNLRQRRLEIVSCPSCGRAQVDVYTLADKVTAGLEGIEVPLRVAVMGCVVNGPGEAREADLGVASGNGKGQIFVRGEVIKTVPESQIVETLIEEALRMAEEMGDAGVPSGEPSVSIT